In Mycobacterium stomatepiae, the following are encoded in one genomic region:
- a CDS encoding SRPBCC family protein: MAVKASREFIVDAPLDVVMGALEDVNVLESWSPLHKRIEVIDRYADGRAHHVKTTIRIFGLVDKEVLEYHWGPDWVVYDVKGTAQQHGQHVEYNLKPEGVDKTRVRFDITVEPAGPFPGFVVRRAMEKILDASEKGLRNLVTRGGSHTAT; the protein is encoded by the coding sequence GTGGCTGTAAAGGCATCGCGTGAATTCATTGTTGATGCGCCGCTCGACGTGGTCATGGGGGCGCTCGAGGATGTCAACGTGCTGGAATCCTGGTCGCCGCTGCATAAGCGGATAGAAGTAATCGACCGCTATGCGGACGGCCGCGCCCACCATGTGAAGACCACGATTCGGATTTTTGGCCTCGTGGACAAGGAGGTCCTGGAATATCACTGGGGCCCGGACTGGGTGGTGTACGACGTGAAAGGAACCGCACAGCAGCACGGCCAGCATGTCGAGTACAACCTGAAACCCGAAGGCGTCGACAAGACCCGGGTGCGCTTCGATATCACCGTCGAACCGGCGGGGCCCTTTCCCGGATTCGTCGTCCGGCGTGCAATGGAGAAAATTCTCGACGCCTCGGAGAAGGGGCTGCGGAATCTGGTTACGCGCGGCGGTTCGCATACGGCAACGTAA
- a CDS encoding pyridoxal phosphate-dependent aminotransferase, producing MTVSRLRPYATTVFAEMSAQAARIGAVNLGQGFPDEDGPPALLKAAQDAIADGVNQYPPGIGIAPLRHAVAAQRKRHFGIEYDPDTEVLVTVGATEAIASAVIGLVEPGSEVLLIEPFYDSYSPVVAMAGARRAAVPLVADGRGFALDIDALRRAVTPATRALIVNSPHNPTGAVLSTAELEAIAEIAVAADLLVITDEVYEHLVFDEHRHLPLAGFDGMAERTVTISSAAKMFNCTGWKIGWACGPAKLIAGLRAAKQYLTYVGGAPFQPAVALALDTEDAWVDELRRSLQARRDRLAAGLADIGFAVHDSNGSYFLCADPRPLGFDDSTTFCAALPEKVGVAAIPMSAFCDPAAPHADLWNHLVRFTFCKRDDTLDEAIRRLSALKSG from the coding sequence ATGACGGTGTCGCGATTGCGGCCCTACGCAACCACGGTGTTCGCCGAAATGTCGGCACAGGCCGCGCGGATCGGCGCGGTGAACCTGGGTCAGGGCTTTCCCGACGAAGACGGTCCCCCGGCGCTGCTGAAGGCCGCGCAGGACGCGATCGCCGACGGCGTCAACCAGTACCCGCCGGGGATCGGCATCGCGCCGCTGCGCCACGCGGTCGCCGCACAGCGCAAGCGGCATTTCGGCATCGAGTACGACCCCGACACCGAGGTGCTGGTGACGGTCGGCGCCACCGAGGCCATCGCGTCGGCAGTCATCGGCCTGGTCGAGCCCGGCTCGGAAGTGCTGCTGATCGAGCCCTTCTACGACTCCTACTCACCGGTGGTCGCGATGGCCGGCGCGCGGCGCGCCGCGGTGCCGCTGGTCGCCGACGGCCGCGGCTTCGCGCTGGACATCGACGCACTACGCCGGGCGGTGACGCCGGCGACCCGAGCGCTCATCGTCAACTCGCCGCACAACCCGACCGGCGCCGTGCTGAGCACGGCCGAACTGGAGGCCATCGCCGAGATCGCGGTCGCGGCGGATCTTTTGGTGATCACCGACGAGGTGTACGAACATCTGGTGTTCGACGAGCATCGACACCTGCCGCTAGCCGGTTTCGACGGCATGGCCGAACGCACCGTCACGATCTCCAGTGCGGCCAAGATGTTCAACTGCACCGGCTGGAAGATCGGATGGGCCTGCGGCCCAGCGAAACTCATCGCCGGGTTGCGTGCCGCGAAGCAGTATCTGACCTACGTCGGCGGTGCGCCGTTCCAGCCGGCGGTCGCGCTGGCGCTGGACACCGAGGACGCCTGGGTGGACGAGCTGCGGCGCTCGCTGCAGGCCAGACGCGACCGCCTGGCCGCGGGCCTCGCCGACATCGGCTTCGCGGTCCACGACAGCAACGGCAGCTATTTCCTGTGCGCCGACCCGCGCCCATTAGGCTTCGACGACAGCACGACGTTCTGCGCGGCATTACCGGAAAAGGTTGGCGTAGCGGCTATTCCGATGTCAGCCTTCTGCGACCCGGCCGCACCACATGCCGATCTGTGGAATCACTTGGTGCGCTTCACCTTTTGCAAGCGGGACGACACTCTTGACGAGGCGATCAGAAGGCTGTCCGCGCTCAAATCTGGGTAG
- a CDS encoding SRPBCC family protein, whose amino-acid sequence MAIRASSQIVIEAPPDVIMEALADVDAVPSWSPLHKRVDVIDRYPDGRPHHVRMTIRVSGIADTEMVEYYWGPDWMVWDAQKTSQQHAQHGEYNLERGGDDKTRVRFSLTIELRVPLPGFWVRSAGNKILNAALEGLRKRVMGDEDATQI is encoded by the coding sequence GTGGCCATACGCGCATCGTCGCAAATTGTCATTGAGGCGCCTCCGGACGTGATCATGGAGGCGCTGGCGGACGTGGACGCCGTGCCCTCGTGGTCTCCGTTGCACAAGCGGGTCGACGTCATCGACAGATATCCTGACGGCCGGCCACACCACGTGCGGATGACGATCAGAGTCAGTGGCATCGCCGACACCGAAATGGTCGAATATTACTGGGGCCCAGATTGGATGGTCTGGGATGCGCAGAAGACCTCTCAGCAGCATGCCCAGCATGGCGAGTACAACCTGGAACGTGGGGGCGACGACAAGACCCGGGTACGGTTCAGCCTCACGATCGAACTCAGGGTCCCGCTGCCGGGTTTCTGGGTGCGCTCGGCCGGCAACAAGATCCTCAACGCCGCGCTGGAGGGCCTGCGAAAGCGCGTGATGGGCGACGAGGACGCTACCCAGATTTGA